In one Vicia villosa cultivar HV-30 ecotype Madison, WI unplaced genomic scaffold, Vvil1.0 ctg.000711F_1_1_1, whole genome shotgun sequence genomic region, the following are encoded:
- the LOC131630608 gene encoding transcription factor bHLH139-like: MEPAQLISQEWDSLSGQYTAEEADFMSQFLGGNYSFTEKHCGDGNTNFGTPSYFSSNVANSNSMCFSDGSSTNTANSADGIYYSDPATNIDSLSMLFCSGEDAKFSPQYFNDSFSHQINYENIDHERLCLEPYEMMMVSEPSSEENRSQNMENPAKRFRTSNASMELNEGTSPILSPKEPQVPNLCRKSKARNGPATDSQSIYARRRRERINERLRVLQTLVPNGTKVDISTMLEEAVQYVKFLQLQIKVLSSEDMWMYAPIAYNGINIGLDLTFS, translated from the exons atggaaCCTGCCCAATTGATTTCTCAAGAGTGGGATTCTCTTAGTGGACAGTACACAGCTGAAGAAGCTGATTTCATGTCTCAATTCCTTGGTGGTAACTATTCTTTCACCGAGAAACACTGTGGGGATGGAAATACTAATTTTGGCACAccatcttatttttcttcaaatgTTGCAAACTCTAATTCTATGTGTTTCTCCGATGGGAGTAGCACAAACACTGCTAATAGTGCTGATGGCATCTACTACTCGGATCCGGCAACAAACATTGATTCGTTGTCCATGCTTTTTTGCTCGGGAGAAGATGCTAAATTTAGTCCACAATATTTCAATGATAGTTTTAGCCATCAGATAAATTATGAAAACATTGATCATGAGAGGTTATGTTTAGAGCCA TATGAAATGATGATGGTTTCGGAACCTTCTTCAGAAGAAAATAGAAGCCAAAACATGGAGAaccctgcaaaaagatttaggaCCTCAAATGCTTCCATGGAGCTAAATGAGGGAACATCTCCAATTCTAAGTCCAAAAGAACCTCAAGTGCCGAATTTATGTAGAAAATCAAAAGCACGAAATGGTCCTGCCACTGATTCTCAGAGCATTTATGCAAGA aggagaagagaaagaataaaTGAAAGGTTGAGAGTCTTGCAGACCCTTGTCCCAAATGGAACTAAGGTGGACATTAGTACCATGCTTGAAGAAGCTGTTCAATATGTCAAGTTTTTGCAGCTTCAAATTAAG GTTCTAAGCTCTGAAGATATGTGGATGTATGCTCCAATT